The sequence TTACGTCAATTACCGAAGAGATAAAATACTGATATGCTAACGCACGCAATCACATTACGCCGTAGTCTTTTGCAATCGAGCTACGTCACGCTCAGCCGTTTGCTTAATCAACGTTCGATCGCGGATAACAAAAATGCTCAAGTCTCATCCAATACTACGGAAATTGGGGAAACCATCCCGACGGACGATTTCACAAACGAATTCCTGCGAAATCAGATTAAACTAACCGACACGCAAAGACTCATTCTAAGTGCGGGTAGTTCCATTGCAGCCCTCATCAATCCTAGAAGGTATGCATGGCTAAATTGAATTCTAGTTGTCTTCCAACGTGACAGGCTTCTCGTTTCATTCGCAGACATGACATGATAGCTTGTTTGGGAGAGACGACCGGTGTATCGGCATTGGAAAGCATTCATTCTCAAATGCTATCATCGGAGGAGGGTTGTCTGGTGCTGAAAGAAAAACCCCGGATAAATACTGGCACTCTGAATTTGGAAACGTTGAAAAAGCTTCCGGAAAACAGCTTTGGTTTTCATTATGTTAATTTTCTTGAGACACACGTAAACTGGCATTGAAATTTCGGTTGAAAAAAAAGTCAACTCAGACTTCAATTCGCAGGAAATTACTCCGGATTCCCGAATGGAAGTTCGTTTCATGGAAAATCCTGATCTAGCGTACGTCATGACACGTTACCGGGAAATACACGATCTGGTACACACCGTGTTCGGCATGCCTACGAATATGCTTGGTGAGGTAGCCATCAAATGGGTGGAAGCAATCAACACCGGTCTGCCCATGTGTTACGGTGGTGCAGTCTTTGGAGCGTTTCGTTTGAGACCGAAGTAAGTATCATGTCAAGATAGCGATTTCATTTCTAGATTTGAATTTGGTCATACTTGCAGACAAcgtcaaaattatttgaaatactACCTTCCCTGGGCCCTACAAATGGGCCAACGAGTTAAGCCTCTTATGTGCGTCTATTGGGAAAAGCGGTGGAACCAGGATATCGACGATTTACGGAAGGAATTGAATATTGAAATTCTAAGCCTACAATAAACTTTCAAACGCAattagaatttattttgtttcaaaaaaataaactagAAAATTTTATACAACTTCATAAACATATTATAACTTATTATTTGAATACTATTAAAACTTTAGCTCGTAGTTTTTCACTTTCAGTTTGTCCTTTTGCTTAGGGACGGATGTTTGCGTAGGTGACTTGTGGTATGCTGGTCCCAACAGTAAATTCAACAATTTACGATTACAAACATCAGGAAGAGGTATGTCAAGTTCAATAGAATTTCGAATTATTTCTGAACATGCACGCAAATCTCGACGGTAATCTGAAAACGAAAGCAACGATATAACCGATGTTTCGAGTGTACATACCTGTTCACTTACATTGATATTCGAACAATCGAATCAGCACTTGTCGGCACTGTGGCATCATTTCGTGTTTCAGGAAAAGCTCCATCAGCTGATAGACTTGCTCTGTTTTAAACTCTTGCAGGCATATAAAGCATATTTTTGGAAGTCTAACGAAGAAGAGATCAATCAAATTATGTTTTTCAGTTATGTATCTAGCGGCATTTGACATCAAATAGTACATCAGATATATTActcataaaaaaacatttttaatataaagcaaaacaaaataccATTTAATTTATATGTCACTTAACCCCAGTGCTTCGTAGCCAAACCGAACAATTTCGTTTCTCAAAATTACCTTTTAGCTACCGCGTCTCGTAACTTTTTGTGCTTGTCGAATAACTTTTTCGCCACTTCCTGGTCGCTGAACCACTGACTTCGGAAACTTTTTTCCCAGGAGTAGCAAAGCAGGAACTCGTCGTTCAAATCCTGCAAACAAAATTCTCCCACCTCAATAACAGCCAGAAGAACGGCTTCACTTTTCTTGCCAATTGTTTCGTCTACCACATCAATTAGCATTCTATTGATAATCAACTTCGTATCTGAGTCGCAAACCCTCAAAGATTCTTTGAAACAGTTGAGGGATTGAAGCGAGCTACCGTTTTTCCACAATAACAGCCCGTTATAGTGCAGTAAATTACTACTGTTTGTTACAAAATCGGGTATAACTTCTCTGCAAAGAGCCATCAGTAGTTGAAGTCTTACCCGATCTGTGTCATTGGCTAAATATTCTAGCAGCATACAAAGGACTTCTTTCGACGGAATCTTTCGGTACTGATTCATCTGATCGAACAATAAGTTTACATCTTTTTTGTTTCTTTCTTTAATAGCTGTTTCAACAAGATTATCAATGTGATACTGTTCTAATTGATCAATGTTTATAACAATCGGATTTGAAGTCAAATCGTCATATATCTGGGTGAGTCGAAATTGTGATTTTCTTGGTATTGACACGACAGGTTCTGTTGCTTCCACAGCTTTTCGGGGCAATAACTGCTGTTTGCTATCATTGATAACTTTCCACTTCAATGATTTATTTTCCATCAGCTCGCTTATGAAGGAATCAATAGCATCAACGTTTGTGCTTTTCCCGTGTCCAGCGACCATATTGATAAACCAGATATTTCGTAGAGAAATCCAGTGGTACGTTGATTGTAAGGAACGGTGTGTTAAAAATGCCATGTTGTTCATTACCAAATGTTTCACTCACTTAAAAACGGCAATTTAGAACGCAAAAGTCATTGAACCTGTTGTAATATATCCTGcgcaacaaaaataaaattgaaaatctcaTTGTTTACATGGGTTTTCgatgcaagagaaaaaaaatctccgTTCGATTcgatctaagacaagacctgacaactggcttcttattcttccttccgaatcatccttctcgtcattttcgccctgtggaataaataccaacgtatcggctacagtgtagccatatttacagattttttaataactatgctaggaaaaaaatattggatttaaatttttagactttaggtttttgatttgaaataaac comes from Malaya genurostris strain Urasoe2022 chromosome 3, Malgen_1.1, whole genome shotgun sequence and encodes:
- the LOC131435740 gene encoding uncharacterized protein LOC131435740 — translated: MNNMAFLTHRSLQSTYHWISLRNIWFINMVAGHGKSTNVDAIDSFISELMENKSLKWKVINDSKQQLLPRKAVEATEPVVSIPRKSQFRLTQIYDDLTSNPIVINIDQLEQYHIDNLVETAIKERNKKDVNLLFDQMNQYRKIPSKEVLCMLLEYLANDTDRVRLQLLMALCREVIPDFVTNSSNLLHYNGLLLWKNGSSLQSLNCFKESLRVCDSDTKLIINRMLIDVVDETIGKKSEAVLLAVIEVGEFCLQDLNDEFLLCYSWEKSFRSQWFSDQEVAKKLFDKHKKLRDAVAKRLPKICFICLQEFKTEQVYQLMELFLKHEMMPQCRQVLIRLFEYQYYRRDLRACSEIIRNSIELDIPLPDVCNRKLLNLLLGPAYHKSPTQTSVPKQKDKLKVKNYELKF